The following coding sequences lie in one Erwinia amylovora genomic window:
- the aroP gene encoding aromatic amino acid transporter AroP, producing the protein MQQQQSDTLKRGLKNRHIQLIALGGAVGTGLFLGSASVIQSAGPGVILGYAIAGFIAFLIMRQLGEMVVEEPVAGSFSHFAYKYWGNFAGFASGWNYWVLYVLVAMAELTAVGKYIQFWYPEIPTWISAAAFFVLINAINLTNVKVFGEMEFWFAIIKVVAVVAMILFGCWLLFSGHGGPQATVRNLWQQGGFLPHGFTGLVMMMAIIMFSFGGLELVGITAAEADNPETSIPKATNQVIYRILIFYVGSLAVLLSLLPWTRVTADTSPFVLIFHELGDALVANALNVVILTAALSVYNSCVYCNSRMLFGLAQQGNAPKALLKVDRRGVPVASILFSGFATGLCVLLNYLMPVGAFALLMALVVSALVINWAMISLAHMKFRRKKDHQGVKTRFPALFYPLGNWLCLLFMAGILLLMAITPGMAISVWLIPVWVLILGVGYWIKTRTQRA; encoded by the coding sequence ATGCAACAACAGCAAAGCGACACGCTGAAACGCGGCTTAAAAAATCGCCATATTCAGCTGATCGCGTTGGGCGGGGCCGTTGGTACCGGCCTCTTTCTGGGCAGCGCATCGGTGATTCAATCCGCGGGTCCGGGCGTCATTCTTGGCTATGCCATCGCTGGCTTTATCGCATTTTTGATTATGCGCCAGCTGGGTGAAATGGTCGTGGAAGAGCCGGTAGCCGGTAGCTTTAGTCACTTTGCCTATAAATACTGGGGCAACTTTGCCGGTTTCGCCTCTGGCTGGAACTACTGGGTGCTGTACGTGCTGGTCGCCATGGCTGAACTGACCGCCGTCGGTAAATATATACAATTCTGGTACCCGGAGATCCCCACCTGGATATCTGCCGCTGCGTTCTTCGTGCTGATCAACGCCATCAATCTGACGAATGTAAAAGTATTTGGTGAGATGGAGTTCTGGTTCGCCATCATTAAAGTGGTGGCGGTGGTGGCGATGATCCTGTTTGGCTGCTGGCTGTTGTTTAGTGGTCACGGCGGGCCGCAAGCCACCGTGCGTAACCTGTGGCAACAGGGCGGCTTCCTGCCTCACGGTTTCACCGGGCTGGTGATGATGATGGCGATCATTATGTTCTCATTCGGCGGCCTGGAGCTGGTCGGCATTACCGCTGCCGAAGCGGATAACCCGGAAACCAGCATTCCTAAAGCCACTAACCAGGTGATTTACCGCATCCTGATTTTCTATGTCGGCTCGCTGGCCGTGCTGCTCTCGCTGCTGCCGTGGACACGAGTCACAGCCGATACCAGCCCGTTCGTGCTGATCTTCCACGAGCTGGGCGATGCGCTGGTAGCAAACGCCCTTAACGTGGTGATCCTGACCGCTGCGCTGTCGGTATATAACAGCTGCGTTTACTGTAACAGCCGCATGCTGTTTGGACTGGCGCAGCAGGGCAATGCGCCCAAAGCGCTGCTGAAAGTGGACCGTCGCGGCGTGCCGGTGGCGTCAATTCTGTTCTCTGGCTTTGCTACCGGCCTCTGTGTACTGCTCAACTACCTGATGCCCGTTGGGGCTTTTGCTCTGTTGATGGCGCTGGTGGTGTCTGCTCTGGTGATCAACTGGGCAATGATCAGCCTGGCGCATATGAAATTCCGCCGTAAAAAAGACCATCAGGGGGTAAAAACCCGCTTCCCGGCGTTGTTCTACCCGTTGGGTAACTGGCTCTGCCTGCTGTTTATGGCCGGGATCCTGCTGCTAATGGCCATCACGCCGGGTATGGCGATTTCCGTCTGGCTGATCCCGGTGTGGGTACTGATCCTTGGCGTTGGTTACTGGATTAAAACCCGTACCCAGCGCGCGTAA
- a CDS encoding glycoside-pentoside-hexuronide (GPH):cation symporter, with product MNGAALTVKEKIGYGMGDAGCNMIGGAIMLFLNYFYTDVFGLAPALVGVLLLSVRVLDAVTDPIMGAIADRTRSRWGRFRPWLLWISLPYVLFSVMMFTTPDWSYDNKVIYAFVTYFLMSLTYTAINIPYCSLGGVMTNDPGERVSCQSYRFVMVGIATLILSLSLLPLAEWFGGADKARGYQMAMSVLALTGLFMFLFCFATVRERIHPAVPSHDDLKADLRDVWKNDQWVRILLLTLCNVCPGFIRMAATMYYVTWVMQQSTQFATLFISLGVIGMMIGSTLAKVLTDRWCKLKVFFWTNIALAAFSGGFYFLDPQATILILVMYFLLNILHQIPSPLHWSLMADVDDYGEWKTGKRTTGISFSGNLFLLKVGLAVAGAMVGFLLSWYGYDAAAKQQSPSALNGIVLLFTAIPALGYLMTAAVVRLLKVDRQLMQQIQVDLQQRRANYQELNDYQHGKALNTQSQGEIP from the coding sequence ATGAATGGCGCTGCACTCACTGTTAAAGAGAAGATTGGCTACGGAATGGGCGATGCCGGGTGCAATATGATCGGCGGTGCCATCATGCTTTTTCTTAACTACTTTTATACCGATGTCTTTGGCCTTGCCCCGGCGCTGGTGGGCGTGCTGCTGCTATCGGTCAGGGTGCTGGATGCGGTCACCGACCCGATAATGGGTGCTATCGCCGATCGCACCCGAAGTCGTTGGGGACGTTTCCGCCCCTGGCTGCTGTGGATCTCCCTGCCCTACGTGCTGTTCAGCGTCATGATGTTCACCACCCCGGACTGGAGCTATGACAACAAGGTTATCTACGCTTTTGTTACCTATTTCCTGATGTCGCTGACCTACACCGCCATCAATATTCCCTATTGCTCGCTGGGCGGCGTGATGACTAACGATCCGGGCGAGCGCGTCTCCTGCCAGTCTTACCGTTTTGTGATGGTGGGGATTGCCACGTTGATCCTTTCGCTATCACTGCTGCCGCTGGCCGAGTGGTTTGGCGGCGCGGACAAAGCACGCGGCTATCAGATGGCGATGAGCGTGCTGGCGCTGACTGGTTTGTTTATGTTTCTGTTCTGCTTCGCCACGGTGCGCGAGCGTATTCACCCGGCGGTGCCGAGTCATGATGATTTAAAAGCCGATCTGCGTGACGTGTGGAAAAATGACCAGTGGGTGCGCATTTTGCTGCTAACGCTGTGTAACGTCTGCCCCGGCTTTATTCGCATGGCGGCCACCATGTACTACGTCACCTGGGTGATGCAGCAGTCTACCCAATTCGCTACGCTGTTTATCAGCCTCGGCGTTATCGGCATGATGATCGGCAGCACGCTGGCGAAAGTGCTGACCGACCGCTGGTGCAAATTGAAGGTTTTCTTCTGGACCAATATCGCGCTGGCCGCTTTTTCCGGCGGCTTTTACTTCCTCGATCCGCAGGCCACCATTCTGATCCTGGTGATGTATTTTCTGCTCAACATCCTGCATCAAATCCCGTCTCCGCTGCACTGGTCGCTGATGGCAGACGTGGATGACTACGGCGAATGGAAAACCGGTAAGCGTACTACCGGCATCAGCTTCTCCGGCAATCTTTTCCTCCTTAAAGTTGGCCTGGCGGTGGCCGGAGCGATGGTGGGTTTCCTGCTTTCCTGGTACGGCTACGACGCCGCAGCGAAACAACAAAGTCCTTCGGCACTTAACGGTATTGTGCTGCTGTTTACCGCCATTCCGGCGCTGGGTTACCTGATGACTGCTGCCGTGGTCAGGCTGTTAAAAGTGGACCGCCAGCTGATGCAGCAGATCCAGGTCGACCTGCAACAGCGCCGCGCCAACTATCAGGAACTTAACGATTACCAGCACGGCAAAGCGCTGAACACGCAATCACAAGGAGAGATACCATGA
- a CDS encoding family 43 glycosylhydrolase, with translation MSHWPNPLIEQRADPFILRYQNSYYFIASVPEYDRLEIRRADTLAGLAKAAAIVIWRKPDDGPMSALIWAPELHRIDGRWVIYFAAALSPEIKAGLFQHRMFALTCDADDPLTGDWVERGQIHTPINSFSLDATHFVHQGKNWYLWAQKDPAIPGNSNLYLAQLLTPWQISGQPVVLSRPQYEWECAGFSVNEGPAVIRHGQRLFVSYSASATDENYCMGLLWIDADADPLVSANWHKSAAPVFTSSWKNRQYGPGHNSFTKGEDGEDVLVYHARSYSEIDGDPLYDPGRHTRIKRFDWDAEGMPQFATPPADGVT, from the coding sequence ATGAGCCACTGGCCAAATCCGCTAATCGAACAGCGCGCGGACCCTTTTATCTTGCGCTATCAAAACAGCTACTACTTTATTGCCTCGGTACCGGAATATGACCGACTGGAAATCCGCCGGGCTGATACGCTGGCGGGGCTGGCAAAGGCGGCGGCGATAGTGATATGGAGAAAACCAGATGACGGGCCAATGAGTGCACTGATCTGGGCACCAGAATTGCACCGTATCGACGGGCGGTGGGTGATCTATTTTGCCGCCGCCCTGTCACCGGAGATCAAAGCTGGCCTGTTTCAACACCGCATGTTTGCCCTGACCTGCGATGCTGACGACCCGCTCACGGGTGACTGGGTGGAACGCGGCCAGATCCACACCCCCATCAACAGCTTTTCACTGGATGCCACCCATTTTGTGCACCAGGGCAAGAACTGGTATCTGTGGGCGCAGAAAGACCCGGCGATCCCCGGTAACTCTAATCTCTATCTGGCGCAACTGCTTACCCCCTGGCAAATCAGCGGCCAGCCTGTCGTGCTAAGCCGCCCGCAATACGAGTGGGAATGCGCCGGATTCAGCGTCAATGAAGGCCCGGCGGTGATCCGCCACGGGCAGAGACTGTTTGTCAGCTATTCGGCCAGCGCTACCGATGAGAACTACTGTATGGGGCTGCTGTGGATTGATGCGGATGCCGACCCGCTGGTTAGCGCTAACTGGCATAAATCTGCCGCGCCGGTATTTACCAGCAGCTGGAAGAACCGACAGTACGGCCCCGGCCACAACAGCTTTACCAAGGGGGAGGACGGCGAGGATGTGCTGGTGTATCACGCACGCAGCTATAGCGAAATTGACGGCGACCCGCTTTATGATCCCGGCCGCCACACGCGGATCAAACGCTTTGACTGGGATGCAGAAGGCATGCCGCAGTTCGCTACGCCTCCGGCAGACGGCGTGACGTAA